The Peromyscus leucopus breed LL Stock chromosome 4, UCI_PerLeu_2.1, whole genome shotgun sequence genome segment GTCAGAAGCTCCTCACTTAATGTATACTGCACACTTGTGGGAAAGAGTCCTCATGTCACACACTGTCATGCATGATAAATACATGCAATGAagaaacattttacttttttaaaatttatttattttttattttatgtgcattggtgttctgcctgtatgcatgtctgtgtgagggtatctgATCttatagttacagacagttgttagctgccatgcgggtgctgggaattgaactcatgacctctggaagagcagtcagtgttgttaactgctgagtcatctctctagtcccgacgaagaaacattttaaaaggccaCTTTTAACATTCCTCAGTGAGCAACTGCTCAGTAACTAATGTTCAGTTGTGACACACAGGCTCAGATCTAtagcgccccccaccccacacacacaccatgcacacaatagggtttctctgtataacagccctggctgtcctggaactcactgtaaagcaggctggcctcgaacccactgagatccacctgcctctgcctcttgagtgctgggattaaagacatgcaccaccaccgcccagcaacttcTTAGATCTTCAAAAGCAGCTGCCGCCGTCTCTGCACATTGGAAAACTTACCTTGTGCCTTAAATTCTTTGAAGCGCCCCAGGTCATCCCGATACATGCGTCTGATTGTGGTGGCTGCCCTTTCCTGTATGTCAGGAATGAACTCTTGGAGTTGCCTCACCGCAGAGTCCAAATCCACATCCGATTCTTCAGAATCCCTCCCATCTTCAGACACATATCTTGTTTCAGAATTGCTGGCTGATTCCAAATTGCTTTCTTCTTCATGGGTAGATTCTAACCTAAGGGGAAACTGGGTTACCAGCAGTCATCTCTTCAGCTAACACCTTTTCAGCTCTTCCTGAATGCTAGTCTAAAAGAGTACTGAAGTTAGACTGTACCTCGGAGTCACTCAGTCCCTAACTTTCAAACTCTATGCAACCTGATGACATTAGATGGGTACATGTGGACAGAAGGTAACTCCATTCCACCAATTAGTATTTGTTTACGTGCTATTTCTCAGCCTTGGTTCTAATAAGTAAAGCCCTCTTTTATCTCTACTGAGAACCAGATACTTCTCCCTGCCCAAGAATTGAGTTATAGAATACAGTGGCTCCTAACTAGTTAACTCAGTGTTCAGGTTTACCCAGCTGTAGCTGTTCCTGATGCACAGACTAGGGGCCTCATTTCTtccttagttttttatttatccatcccAGTTGCTTTTGCCAGTTCTTCACCAAATGCcagactctgtttttttttatatttatttatttatttattatgtatacactatTCTGTTTACATGTATGCTTACAGACttgaagagggcaccggatcgaattatggatggttgtgagccaccacgtggttgctgggaactgaactctggaagagcagacagtactcttaaccactgagccatctctccagccttctgtcTGTTCTTAATATGTTCAGGCATATCAGTGTATCTGTCAGACTGGGAACTAAACCATCTGGTCTACCTGTTAGCAGGTCAGTGACTTTCATAGGCCTGTGGTCCAAGGAAAGCTAGAGCTACAGCCCTGCATATTGCTGCCTCATGATCAGTGTTCTGACAACGTCTCCAGTAAGACAGTACACAGGACAATGTGAAGGACCCACACCTCTTATCATTACCATCCCATGTGGTGTTTAACAACACTCCCCTTTAAAACtcatatgaaaatattctaagTCAGACTactaaacaaacataaaaagttaGTGGGTGAAATGGGAAGAGAAAATCTGTCCCAAGTCTAGGATCTATAAGTAGGGGGGAAAAACTCCCTGTATCAGTTCTTTACACAGTATACCTACATAGCATCAGATAAGTAACAGGAGCTACATTCCTTGTGTGAGATTCAATGCCAGAGATCGAAGCTTTTGCTGCTTTGTAGAATCCTCAGTGTAATCTTACGTCCTCCATACACACTCCCAGGCAAGCTACATGGCTGGTAAGTCTTTAAATGGCTCAAACTTACAGCATCAGGTAGGATAGATCTCAGGGAAAATCTAATTTAACTACCTTCTTTTGCACATGAAAATATGAGCTGTCTGCTGAGATGGTTCAATTAAATGTGCACATTATTATGGTTTCTGTCATTTCGAATGCACACAGAAGACACACCCCGTTCCCAGCTCACCCCTGCATCTCCTCTGCATGCTTCTCACTGGAACAAGCCTGGGTTTCTGCCTTCCTTGGTCTGCAGTCCACATCCTCTTCCCTCAAAGCACCAGTGCCTTCTAATGAATCCACGGAGACATTCTCAGCATTGCTGTCAAGCAGCGTGACATTGTCACTAGAGGTGGCGATAGCAGCAGATGCATCCTTCCTTTTCTTAGACTTTTTCCTGGTACTGTGGGGTCCTCTGACCCTCTCACCTGCTTCAGTCCCAACCTCTCCTCCAGGGTGTGCGCTATCAAGACTCTCGGGCGTGGCCCCCAATTCCTGGTTCCTGAACACTTTTTCCTTAGATGTTTTTTTATGAGACACTGGTAGTTCTGTGCTTTTGCCTTCTAGATCCACAGAAGACAAGGATTCTGAGTGGGGCAGGGTGATGTTCTCAGGCTGGTTTCCCTGTACAGCATCCCAGGATGCAGCTTTCTTTGGATGCTTTCGATTCTTTTTGCTCTGAACGTCACTGTGCAGCTCTTGATGGTCATGTTTTTGGAACCTGACAATGGGCAGCTCCTCTGCTTTGTCCATTTTTGCtaacttctgttcctggctcacaTCTACATAAACAATATCCACATCTTTTCTAGAACTCTCGAGCAGGttctccatgttttctttatttacaagGATGATCCCTGTTTCCATATCCACCTCCCAAACActacttctctttttctttttatgggtAGAAGTGGTCTTTTTGGCTTTATGGAAGGTTTCTGAATTTTCCAGAAGGGAAGAAGTAAGTTGCTGGGACTCCTTCCTACTCTTCCCCAGCTTGGACACCTGAGGATGCTCATTCTCCAAGCTCTCAGGGGCTGGTGTTTgggactctttcctcctcttccccagttTGGACACCCAAGGTTGCTCACTCTCCAAGTTCTCAGGGGATGGTGGCTGggattccttcctcctcttcttcctcttggctAAGTGAGGATGCTCATTCTCCAAGCTCTCAGGGGCTGGTGTCTGggactccttcctcctcttcttcctcttggctAGGTGAGGATGCTCATTCTCCAAGCTCTCAGGGGCTGGTGTCTGggactccttcctcctcttcttcctcttggctAGGTGAGGATGCTCATTCTCCAAGCTCTCAGGGGCTGGTGTCTGggactccttcctcctcttcttcctcttgactAGGTTAGGATGCTCATTCTCCAAGCTCTCAGGGGCTGGTATCTGGGGTCTTTTCTCAGACACAGaagattgtttctttttcttgcaaAAAACTGCAGTGTGGATTTTAAATCTGCTTGAGTCTCCTTCCATCCtattcttttagaaaaatgtgaCAATAATGGTTTATTTTGGCATTTTAAACATAAGTCTGGGGGCAGGGGTGACAACATAGTCCAACAAAACTGTTGACTATGATAAATGACAAGTCTGCTATCATGAGTAtaaattttctattattcaaAATATACAGGAAGCTCATTGTGATCCACATTGCCT includes the following:
- the Ttf1 gene encoding transcription termination factor 1 isoform X1, translated to MEGDSSRFKIHTAVFCKKKKQSSVSEKRPQIPAPESLENEHPNLVKRKKRRKESQTPAPESLENEHPHLAKRKKRRKESQTPAPESLENEHPHLAKRKKRRKESQTPAPESLENEHPHLAKRKKRRKESQPPSPENLESEQPWVSKLGKRRKESQTPAPESLENEHPQVSKLGKSRKESQQLTSSLLENSETFHKAKKTTSTHKKKKRSSVWEVDMETGIILVNKENMENLLESSRKDVDIVYVDVSQEQKLAKMDKAEELPIVRFQKHDHQELHSDVQSKKNRKHPKKAASWDAVQGNQPENITLPHSESLSSVDLEGKSTELPVSHKKTSKEKVFRNQELGATPESLDSAHPGGEVGTEAGERVRGPHSTRKKSKKRKDASAAIATSSDNVTLLDSNAENVSVDSLEGTGALREEDVDCRPRKAETQACSSEKHAEEMQGLESTHEEESNLESASNSETRYVSEDGRDSEESDVDLDSAVRQLQEFIPDIQERAATTIRRMYRDDLGRFKEFKAQGVAIRFGKFSAKENEQIEKNVQEFLSLTGIESADKLLYTDRYPEEKSLITNLKRKHAFRLHIGKGIARPWKPVYYRAKKMFDVNNYKGRYNEEDTKKLKAYHSLHGNDWKKIGAMVARSSLSVALKYSQIGGDRNHGAWSKTETQRLIKAVEDVILKKMSAEELRELDSRLQEDPAGRLSVVREKLYKGISWVEVEARVETRNWMQCKSKWTEILTKRMTHGGFVYRGVKALQAKITLIKRLYELNVNDANEIDWEDLASAIGDVPPPFVQAKFYKLKAACVPFWQKKTFPEIIDYLYETSLPLLKEKLDKKMGKNSSQIQTPSAPKQDFLFRDIFYCDDDGSDGEGSEEPGEGSEAPGAPGVQ
- the Ttf1 gene encoding transcription termination factor 1 isoform X4, producing the protein MEGDSSRFKIHTAVFCKKKKQSSVSEKRPQIPAPESLENEHPNLVKRKKRRKESQTPAPESLENEHPHLAKRKKRRKESQTPAPESLENEHPHLAKRKKRRKESQTPAPESLENEHPHLAKRKKRRKESQPPSPENLESEQPWVSKLGKRRKESQTPAPESLENEHPQVSKLGKSRKESQQLTSSLLENSETFHKAKKTTSTHKKKKRSSVWEVDMETGIILVNKENMENLLESSRKDVDIVYVDVSQEQKLAKMDKAEELPIVRFQKHDHQELHSDVQSKKNRKHPKKAASWDAVQGNQPENITLPHSESLSSVDLEGKSTELPVSHKKTSKEKVFRNQELGATPESLDSAHPGGEVGTEAGERVRGPHSTRKKSKKRKDASAAIATSSDNVTLLDSNAENVSVDSLEGTGALREEDVDCRPRKAETQACSSEKHAEEMQGLESTHEEESNLESASNSETRYVSEDGRDSEESDVDLDSAVRQLQEFIPDIQERAATTIRRMYRDDLGRFKEFKAQGVAIRFGKFSAKENEQIEKNVQEFLSLTGIESADKLLYTDRYPEEKSLITNLKRKHAFRLHIGKGIARPWKPVYYRAKKMFDVNNYKGRYNEEDTKKLKAYHSLHGNDWKKIGAMVARSSLSVALKYSQIGGDRNHGAWSKTETQRLIKAVEDVILKKMSAEELRELDSRLQEDPAGRLSVVREKLYKGISWVEVEARVETRNWMQCKSKWTEILTKRMTHGGFVYRGVKALQAKITLIKRLYELNVNDANEIDWEDLASAIGDH
- the Ttf1 gene encoding transcription termination factor 1 isoform X3, with protein sequence MEGDSSRFKIHTAVFCKKKKQSSVSEKRPQIPAPESLENEHPNLVKRKKRRKESQTPAPESLENEHPHLAKRKKRRKESQTPAPESLENEHPHLAKRKKRRKESQTPAPESLENEHPHLAKRKKRRKESQPPSPENLESEQPWVSKLGKRRKESQTPAPESLENEHPQVSKLGKSRKESQQLTSSLLENSETFHKAKKTTSTHKKKKRSSVWEVDMETGIILVNKENMENLLESSRKDVDIVYVDVSQEQKLAKMDKAEELPIVRFQKHDHQELHSDVQSKKNRKHPKKAASWDAVQGNQPENITLPHSESLSSVDLEGKSTELPVSHKKTSKEKVFRNQELGATPESLDSAHPGGEVGTEAGERVRGPHSTRKKSKKRKDASAAIATSSDNVTLLDSNAENVSVDSLEGTGALREEDVDCRPRKAETQACSSEKHAEEMQGLESTHEEESNLESASNSETRYVSEDGRDSEESDVDLDSAVRQLQEFIPDIQERAATTIRRMYRDDLGRFKEFKAQGVAIRFGKFSAKENEQIEKNVQEFLSLTGIESADKLLYTDRYPEEKSLITNLKRKHAFRLHIGKGIARPWKPVYYRAKKMFDVNNYKGRYNEEDTKKLKAYHSLHGNDWKKIGAMVARSSLSVALKYSQIGGDRNHGAWSKTETQRLIKAVEDVILKKMSAEELRELDSRLQEDPAGRLSVVREKLYKGISWVEVEARVETRNWMQCKSKWTEILTKRMTHGGFVYRGVKALQAKITLIKRLYELNVNDANEIDWEDLASAIGDVPPPFVQAKFYKLKAACVPFWQKKTFPG
- the Ttf1 gene encoding transcription termination factor 1 isoform X2, translated to MEGDSSRFKIHTAVFCKKKKQSSVSEKRPQIPAPESLENEHPNLVKRKKRRKESQTPAPESLENEHPHLAKRKKRRKESQTPAPESLENEHPHLAKRKKRRKESQTPAPESLENEHPHLAKRKKRRKESQPPSPENLESEQPWVSKLGKRRKESQTPAPESLENEHPQVSKLGKSRKESQQLTSSLLENSETFHKAKKTTSTHKKKKRSSVWEVDMETGIILVNKENMENLLESSRKDVDIVYVDVSQEQKLAKMDKAEELPIVRFQKHDHQELHSDVQSKKNRKHPKKAASWDAVQGNQPENITLPHSESLSSVDLEGKSTELPVSHKKTSKEKVFRNQELGATPESLDSAHPGGEVGTEAGERVRGPHSTRKKSKKRKDASAAIATSSDNVTLLDSNAENVSVDSLEGTGALREEDVDCRPRKAETQACSSEKHAEEMQGLESTHEEESNLESASNSETRYVSEDGRDSEESDVDLDSAVRQLQEFIPDIQERAATTIRRMYRDDLGRFKEFKAQGVAIRFGKFSAKENEQIEKNVQEFLSLTGIESADKLLYTDRYPEEKSLITNLKRKHAFRLHIGKGIARPWKPVYYRAKKMFDVNNYKGRYNEEDTKKLKAYHSLHGNDWKKIGAMVARSSLSVALKYSQIGGDRNHGAWSKTETQRLIKAVEDVILKKMSAEELRELDSRLQEDPAGRLSVVREKLYKGISWVEVEARVETRNWMQCKSKWTEILTKRMTHGGFVYRGVKALQAKITLIKRDVPPPFVQAKFYKLKAACVPFWQKKTFPEIIDYLYETSLPLLKEKLDKKMGKNSSQIQTPSAPKQDFLFRDIFYCDDDGSDGEGSEEPGEGSEAPGAPGVQ